In Acipenser ruthenus chromosome 1, fAciRut3.2 maternal haplotype, whole genome shotgun sequence, the genomic stretch ccccttcaggcatgttaaaggagagattcggaaataaaattcaaaactatgcgcgagtaaataccaccctaactcctaacatcaaaaaaaaaagaaaaaagaaaagaaaagactatatatatatatatatatatatatatatatatatatatatatatatatatatatatatatatatatatatatatatataattgcattgccttgtagctacgatatggagtcttgcatgccccgatagctacgatagggagtctttccatccagctccggttgcttcaaccggaggtgcatgcaatttatatatatatatatatatatatatatatatatatatatatatatataattgcattgccttgtagctacgatatggagtcttgcatgccccgatagctacgatagggagtctttccatccagctccggttgcttcaaccggaggtgcatgcaatttatatatatatatatatatatatatatatatatatatatatatatatatttgcatgccccggtagctaaatgcttcgttacggctccgggcaaaaccaaaacccatggccagtatacaatatttttctgtatgaattattttctgttgagcactactgacaccgttgaaacggcgagtcttcggtcgcctgctgatacattagtccaatcaatgcgtctgaacctggtgtgtaatccccaggtaactgctcactcttaacacgttttaagacgttaaaggccatggccagtataattaatacagtgtccccttcaggcatgttaaaggagagattcggaaataaaattcaaaactatgcgcgagtaaataccaccctaactcctaacatccaaaaaaaaagaaaaaagaaaaaaaagactaatatatatatagatatatatagatatatatatatatatatatatatatatatatatatatatatatatatatatatatatatataattgcattgccttgtagctacgatatggagtcttgcatgccccgatagctacgatagggagtctttccatccagctccggttgcttcaaccggaggtgcatgcaatttatatatatatatatatatatatatatatatatatatatatatatatatatatatatatacatatatttgcatgccccggtagctaaatgcttcgttacggctccgggcaaaaccaaaacccatggccagtatacaatatttttctgtatgcattcttttctgttgagcactactgacacagttgaaacggtgagtcttaggtcgcctgctgatacattagtccaatcaatgcgtctgatactggtgtgtaatcccaaggtaactgctcactgttaacacgttttatatatatataattgcatgccccgatagctacgatatggagtctttccatccagctccggttgcttcacctccggttgcttcaaccggaggtgcatgcaatttatatatatataagcatttaCCCCGGTAGGTAAATGCTTagtaaatgcttagttacggctctggacaaaaccaaaacccatggccagtatacaatattattctgtatgaattcttttctgttgagcactactgacaccgttgaaacggcgagtcttcggtcgcctgctgatacattagtccaatcaatgcgtctgaacctggtgtgtaatcccaaggtaactgctcactgttaacacgttttaagacgttaaaggccatggccagtataagtaatacagtgtccccttcagacatattaaaggagagattcggaaataacattcaaaactatgcgcgagtaaataccaccctaactcctaacatcctaaaaaaaaaagaaaaaagaaaaaaaagactaatatatatatagatatatatatatatatatatatatatatatatatatatatatatatatatatatatatatatataattgcattgccttgtagctacgatatggagtcttgcatgccccgatagctacgatagggagtctttccatccagctccggttgcttcaaccggaggtgcatgcaatttatatatatatatatatatatatatatatatatatatatatatatatatatatatatatatatatatatatatatttgcatgccccggtagctaaatgcttcgttacggctccgggcaaaaccaaaacccatggccagtatacaatatttttctgtatgcattcttttctgttcagcactactgacaccgttgaaacggcgagtcttcggtcgcctgctgatacattagtccaatcaatgcgtatgaacctggtgtgtaatcccaaggtaactgctcactgttaacacgttatatatatatatatatatataattgcatgccccgatagctacgatatggagtctttccatccagctccggtaagcatttagctaccggggcatgcaaatacacatatatatatatatatatatatatatatatatatatatatatatatatatatatatatatatatatatatatattgcatgccccggtagataaatgcttcgttacggctccgggcaaaaccaaaacccatggccagtatacaatatttttctgtatgcattcttttctgttgagcactactgacaccgttgaaacggtgagtcttcggtcgcctgctgatacattagtccaatcaatgcgtctaaacctggtgtgtaatcccaaggtaactgctcactgttaacacgttttatatatatataattgcatgccccgatagctacgatatggagtctttccatccagctctggtaagcatttagctaccggggcatgcaaatatatatatatatatatatatatatatatatatatatatatatatatatatatatatatatatatatatatatatatatatatatatatttgcatgccccggtagataaatgcttcgttacggctccgggcaaaaccaaaacccatggccagtatacaatatttttctgtatgcattcttttctgttgagcactactgacaccgttgaaacggtgagtcttacgtcgcctgctgatacattagtccaatcaatgcgtctgaacctggtgtgtaatcccaaggtaactgctcactgttaacacgttttatatatatataattgcatgccccgatagctacgatatggagtctttccatccagctccggtaagcatttagctaccggggcatgcaaatatatatatatatatatatatatatatatatatatatatatatatatatatatatatatatatatatatatatatatttgcatgccccggtagataaatgcttcgttacggctccgggcaaaaccaaaacccatggccagtatacaatatttttctgtatgcattcttttctgttgagcactactgacaccgttgaaacggtgagtcttcggtcgcctgctgatacattagtccaatcaatgcgtctaaacctggtgtgtaatcccaaggtaactgctcactgttaacacgttttatatatatatataattgcatgccccgatagctacgatatggagtctttccatccagctccggtaagcatttagctaccggggcatgcaaatatatatatatatatatatatatatatatatatatatatatatatatatatatatatatatatatatatatttgcatgccccggtagataaatgcttcgttacggctccggacaaaaccaaaacccatggccagtatacaatatttttctgtatgcattcttttctgttgagcactactgacaccgttgaaacggtgagtcttcggtcgcctgctgatacattagtccaatcaatgcgtctgaacctggtgtgtaatcccaaggtaactgctcactgttaacacgttttatatatatataattgcatgccccgatagctacgatatggagtctttccatccagctccggtaagcatttagctaccggggcatgcaaatacacatatatatatatatatatatatatatatatatatatatatatatatatatttgcatgccccggtagataaatgcttcgttacggctccggacaaaaccaaaacccatggccagtatacaatatttttctgtatgcattcttttctgttgagcactactgacaccgttgaaacggcgagtcttcggtcgcctgctgatacattagtccaatcaatgcgtctgaacctggtgtgtaatcccaaggtaactgctcactgttaacacgttttatatatatataattgcatgccccgatagctacgatatggagtctttccatccagctccggtaagcatttagctaccggggcatgcaaatatatatatatatatatatatatatatatatatatatatatatatatatatatatatatatatatatatatatatatatatttgcatgccccggtagataaatgcttcgttacggctccgggcaaaaccaaaacccatggccagtatacaatatttttctgtatgcattcttttctgttgagcactactgacaccgttgaaacggtgagtcttcggtcgcctgctgatacattagtccaatcaatgcgtctgaacctagtgtgtaatcccaaggtaactgctcactgttaacacgttttatatatatataattgcatgccccgatagctacgatatggagtctttccatccagctccggtaagcatttagctaccggggcatgcaaatatatatatatatatatatatatatatatatatatatatatatatatatatatatatatatatatatttgcatgccccggtagataaatgcttcgttacggctccgggcaaaaccaaaacccatggccagtatacaatatttttctgtatgcattcttttctgttgagcactactgacaccgttgaaacggtgagtcttacatcgcctgctgatacattagtccaatcaatgcgtctgaacctggtgtgtaatcccaaggtaactgctcactgttaccacgttttaagacgttaattcacgttttaagtaatacagtgtccccttcagacatgttaaaggagagattcggaaataacattcaaaactatgcgcgagtaaataccaccctaactcctaacatccaaaaaaaaaaaaaaaaagaaaaaaaaataacaataatatatatatatatatatatatatatatatatatatatatatatatatatatatatatatatatatatatatatatatataattgcatgccccggtacctacgatatggagtctttccatccatatatttgcatgccccggtagcgaagtgcttagttacggctctggccagcatacaatatttttctgtatgcattcttttctgttgagcactactcacaccgttgaaacggtgagtcttaggtcgcctgctgatacattagtccaatcaatgcgtctgaacctggtgtgtaatcccaaggtaactgctcagtgTTGTAATTGTTTGCCACAGAGGTCAGTGGTGTGTGGGATTACGCAAGCACGGAAGACGTGACATTGCTAAAATTCCCAAAACACTATCAGCAAGGAACGAAGAAACAGGTTTGTAATCAGGAAGACCTTTTAAATAACCCACCCAAAGGAAATGCATATACAAAACGATCGTCAAAGAGGAGATAAAACAAGTCCATTGACCTAAACTGTCACCATAGCACGGGGAACAAGTTTAAACTGTCGTTTTGAAACATTGAGGAGAACAAAGTTCATACGAAGTTTCTGCTATTACGACAACACAAAGCTTCTAGTATTACGACAATGAAGAAGTCGTTTCTGTAAGTGAATGAGGTAAGAACCAagagaagtgttattcatttaAGTGCTCTCTCAAGTTCCGGGATTCAGAGGTTGTTTACTCAAGAAAAAACGAAAGTGGAATATATTGAAGCTGCAGTTGATAGTAAATGTGTACTTGCAATGAAGAATGATCGTGGTTAAGACATGagctgttttgtattactgtacatgaaggGTGTGTGTTCTTGTTAGGAGTATGTACCGTAATTGCACAAGTGGAACTGTACTGTGTCTTGTAATTagtgaaactaaaacattattcccaacactctgatacgtctaaccacggtcagtttaccaaataagtctaggaaatgccaattgttttcacaatatttcagttttagatcccaaattcattttctgaaggagaCTAATAATAGCTGGATGAAAGCCTACTCCAGTAAAGTATTAGGGCAAGGGCGTTTATGCTGAAGTATACAATGCGTACAGTTCACATTGTCAGGCAGCTTTAAACCCTTTTTCTGAAAACACGACAGTAGCCTGCTACACATTAATACGCTTTGTTCCTTGTcattgggctctggtgttttttccttatggaggccaccttcagtcttaactacatcagaacactccaattgtctattgctgatttaagatttggtttatttatttaataaaatgaactgtgctactgcagcattttactccagtattttgctgtaaacactatactttaaagtggtaatttgctgtaaatgcatttttattatacagcagtaaactatagtggccgtacttagtactgtagtctactataacctccttgaataatgcatacttcaaagtggttatagaaattttcagaatttactatagcatactttcaaggaggtgtaattgccagtagtatttactacagtgcctgtatgttatacagtattttaaaaaaagcatttacagcaaatgtgctcattaacaatagaatcctgtattaaaatatgtgttttaaaaaagttgcaataatttaaagttgtgtgaagtttagattttatttttcatagaacataatcctgaataagggacactgcaatcaccacagagagcatagggaaactagtacctcttctgcagaccttcatagctgatagcttctttttttgtactaattgttactcacatgggactgtaaggatgtttttgcttacgattgtaagtcgccctggataagggcgtctgctaagaaataaataataataataataaggatgtaacattttatttacaaatttgtccctcgctgaagctggtgtttgtgaaagtaactaactgacaaggggcagggaaaagctaataaagggaatgaaaattgattataccatactacacctcttttcaatagccaaagacaaaccagttaacatcttttctttgaaatctggTGAGGACACATGGTGAGGACTGTAAAGATGGAGCAGGACTGTCAAGTCGGAAAACCCATGCCTCCAGCTGATCCCAATCTGACAAGCCCAGACAATCATCATGACCTCACTGCCAGTGCAAGAGAGGAAGTGGGAAGCACCAAGGAGAACGAGGGTGATTCCACACACATGGACCAGAGCAATGCCCAAGAGAAGCCAGTCATGAAAACTAAGATGGAACCCTCCTCCACAAAACTGTGTGGATACCTGAACAAACTTGGGGGGCCCTTGAAGGCCTGGAAAGCCCGCTGGTTTGTTTTCGAAGAGAAGAAGTGCCAGCTGTACTACTACAGAACATCACAGGATGTCAATCCCTTGGGAAGCATTGACCTGGCTAACGCTACCTTTGGCTACCCGGATCAAGCTCAGGAAGGGacctttcaaattcaaatcccaggacgggttgttgtgctgaaggtatgtctttttaaaattaaagtaaTAGGAAATCCCCTAATCTGCGAAGGTACGTGAAGCAGTAACAAGCCAGCCAATAAAACTTAATCATATACatcttgcacttccattcgttgagtagaacacacaagtgcagttctgagttgaaacaaacacaagttacagcaaacatgtattttcattaacaaaaaaaaaacactgtttgtgcctatactgatgtcttaattaagttattttgttagatacaaccgctttggttgaggatacactaatcagtttggacttccacttactgtcattttttttcaaataaccttaaaaaacgatgtatcattttaagaaagtgcctaattttaaaacctgcaatggagggaactgcaatgcaataggggtttgaatgtctgtcatttggtgcagggtgtaaaattagcttttgagcactgggaacctgaaagttttatatatatatactgtatataaatgtaatttatacacgcatacaattccattaaattagccattgtatggtctcatgttatgctttacctaaaataaatacattcatcctaaactggtatagaaatgtattccctgtatctactggcatacatttcatcaaatgctcttgtcaaatgctcttgcttgtgaacacaaaaataagcattactgttctagctttgttgttctcagtctttaaaatgtatattaacaatctaacagcttgcagctaacatgcttaacactgtgcgtaataatgatctacggataagcttgatcaattatgaaagagattgttgaattaatttgaagcagtagcaattttatatataatgtatgttccgTTCTAATATCTTAGTATATAGTCGCTTATAAGTTACGTTGCAGTACTCCACACCATTCTTCCCATGGCCTGAACTCAGAATAAACTGTCCAGCTAACAAGTTATAAATTGTTCATTGGCTATGAAAGAAGGGATTCTTACTAACTTTTCACTTGTAATCTTACATGAGCATCATCCAGCCAGTTGTGCAAGAAAAGGCTCTGATTGTTGTATGATAATGTGGGGGAGGAATGTatccaaagaaaagacaaaaacttagtgtatggtgtattgagggtttagtaagttgaaggtaaaagattaaacttcaaagtatattgaatttggtatttgactgcattgtgaccactttaaaatccacagccttcctttatagtttgagttaagcgaacagagcaaggctatcattttaatctttttttttcttatgaagctataaaatagcagctctgtaagtgtttgctgtaaaaaggttgtcagtataacaaagggaatccttttcagatgctgctttgataatacacaatagcatcccccaagcaggtttccctacatctaaaattttggcaatgaaaaaaatggattactgtgaaggaatggtttgcagtgtgcaggtgtagtgatgatgcagtgctccagaacaaacacacacaagacagttcacaattaacagctctttattttcagctgggttgcgtgtcaacaacactttaaataataagcatgggctctacacatcaatgtgtattgcgccatgcaaaaggagggttacagtcccgaaataataaaacactttttaaacacacaatacacagacacagacatgtctcctgacagtgggtgctctagtgcaagtgaatggtgaaagacaaacgcagaggtaacagtaggtcagtgtagtccggggtttggtgctggcgtgcagcgacagctcccggttcgtgttagccgtctagccaaacaaacaatgacagttagctgacaaacaaacaaaacacaaaacactcacagtacttttaattctcctgtgcatacggtccttatagtttaaccatcaaaactaaggaacagatcactggggcaacttccccttaaaaccctccgtcatgccctctttcggtggcgcggctaatcacgtctcctccaatctgtgactgacacatcacctaccgcattaaggcgctgacttcaggtatcgtggccccacccccttcctgaatgtccggcttccgactgaccctggaatgaactgccaaaacatccattctgggggactctgttctggttatacagcgccctcagagattgggagggagattgttgacgaggattcattcactctctgtcacaattaccaaccatttttattagtggggcttgcgaagcaagagtccccactttaaatcttcgacatacttcttcttcttcttattctttggcacgctactcctcttacaccgtttaagctagaaacgccgttcaaactttaaaacgtgtagactggtctggaatagtgtgcttgtatacaactttttcatatcttttatactttttaaactattaagctttttatcctttttttgtccatcttccttcactttaatgggactttttcaacattctaaagctccccattgtttaaaaactcccagacttccaacattctatttactgtaaacgatgtaacttttgacacaaatcagctactttgaccaaattcccaacaagtaagacttcctctacttctctgctattcaaatctgaaatcaaaacagaaataacttttaccaatcaagagatacagctgttttagtaaccgcatcaactaaaattttctctaactttttataaacaactgaaattttgaccactttcccaacaagctagacaaaaagttagagggtatgacatcttcctctacttctctgctattcaaatttgaaatcaaaacataaataacttttaccaatcaagaggtacacctgttttagtaaccgcaccaactacaattttctctaactttttataaactgccattttgaccactttcccaacaagttagacaactacttagagcaaatgaaatcttcctctacttctcagctattcaaatatgaaatcaaaacaggaatggcgtctaccaatcaagaggtacagctgttttagtaaccgcatcaacttctttcagtaggctacttcccactgttgaattaactgtcatagaactttgagaaatttcaaattctagcacattctaaacatgagacaattaataaacaatgtgacttttgacacaaatcagctactttgagcactttcccaataaagcaagccccacaactttacttgtaaagttaccatctagtttgttttgtttttgttttacaggcattaaacagccaagccatgctgtattggttgcagcagctgcaaataaaacggtggcagcacaataccagcctggtgaaaatacctgcagagccctccactacctccacacagctctgccagctgcCTTCTGCACCTTGGGAAGGTAAGCTCACTGACAGCCCAGTTTTAATTCAAGTCAACCaaattgtgtgtggggtggggttcttCAATTTGTGATCTGATGGGgaaaagggttccagggtaggtgttgtgtgcatgcaaaacaaaacagctgaaccggaataacccaatttaaattatttattctaaacgcttacaaagtgttatactcttgtaaccaccacatattttttcatgttttgccctttattgtaattatatctaagatattttcatgaggtgtaatgtgaatcaagaaatgcaatgctttaattaggtgaggtaacaaaagtaccaggactttgtttattgtgtctggtgtcagatctcttaatgaattcaaacaatcaaaaatgatgatCATACAGGAGAATGTTGGTGCTGTGTGGTGGAAAGAACTCAAAATGACAAAAGGGTGATTTCAATTCTACCCCATACCCATGCTGAGAATGTTCACAGTGAGACAGTCT encodes the following:
- the LOC131737661 gene encoding TBC1 domain family member 2A-like isoform X2, which encodes MVRTVKMEQDCQVGKPMPPADPNLTSPDNHHDLTASAREEVGSTKENEGDSTHMDQSNAQEKPVMKTKMEPSSTKLCGYLNKLGGPLKAWKARWFVFEEKKCQLYYYRTSQDVNPLGSIDLANATFGYPDQAQEGTFQIQIPGRVVVLKALNSQAMLYWLQQLQIKRWQHNTSLVKIPAEPSTTSTQLCQLPSAPWEGRTEDFLPAVKTPKGLVGEAAASARPLATKCTAKALPQAPHHRDTPILAPARRASQQKSLNKRAGSLAVGVQRGEACTETLLQ
- the LOC131737661 gene encoding TBC1 domain family member 2A-like isoform X1, which codes for MVRTVKMEQDCQVGKPMPPADPNLTSPDNHHDLTASAREEVGSTKENEGDSTHMDQSNAQEKPVMKTKMEPSSTKLCGYLNKLGGPLKAWKARWFVFEEKKCQLYYYRTSQDVNPLGSIDLANATFGYPDQAQEGTFQIQIPGRVVVLKALNSQAMLYWLQQLQIKRWQHNTSLVKIPAEPSTTSTQLCQLPSAPWEGRTEDFLPAVKTPKGLVGEAAASARPLATKCTAKALPQAPHHRDTVRHYLHTLFFMCLLMGKHTELNGSLTYSLSTKITAMARCHKDSRSGWRQTRSRK